One Pleurocapsa minor HA4230-MV1 DNA segment encodes these proteins:
- a CDS encoding response regulator transcription factor gives MKKILIVDDDLTLRRILHNSLEQRGYQVISVGSGKDALARFSQDVPDIIVSDVSMPEMDGFEFCRQLRSQPSGKLIPFIFLSAKNELNDRVQGHTIGADNYLTKPFEMKELLANIEALIERSRRVHAEIVHLIEQLASPQLKDTIFNNNAQESQTTVPIEESAIPVPTKPLPLTPAEERVFWETIQGYTNKQISDRLFISPRTVQTHLSNILSKLDLSNRTQLVRFAYEQGYEKA, from the coding sequence ATGAAAAAAATACTGATAGTAGACGATGATTTAACCTTGCGCAGAATTTTGCACAATTCTTTAGAACAGAGAGGCTATCAGGTCATTTCTGTTGGTTCTGGCAAGGATGCTTTGGCTCGGTTTAGTCAAGATGTACCAGATATTATTGTCTCCGATGTTTCCATGCCTGAAATGGATGGGTTTGAATTTTGTCGTCAACTGCGATCGCAGCCATCAGGAAAGCTCATTCCCTTTATTTTTCTCTCAGCGAAGAATGAACTTAACGATCGCGTTCAGGGTCATACTATTGGCGCAGATAACTATCTCACTAAGCCGTTTGAAATGAAGGAACTGCTGGCAAACATTGAAGCCTTGATCGAGCGATCGCGACGGGTTCATGCTGAAATAGTCCATTTAATTGAGCAGTTGGCTAGTCCACAGTTAAAAGATACGATCTTTAATAATAATGCTCAAGAGAGCCAAACTACTGTACCTATTGAAGAGAGTGCTATCCCAGTTCCCACTAAACCCTTACCCTTAACTCCCGCAGAAGAGAGAGTTTTTTGGGAAACCATTCAGGGCTATACTAACAAGCAGATCAGCGATCGTTTGTTTATTAGTCCCAGAACCGTTCAAACCCACCTCAGTAATATTCTCAGCAAGCTTGACTTAAGCAATCGCACTCAGCTAGTTCGTTTTGCTTATGAGCAAGGGTATGAAAAAGCTTAG